GCCGATATCTGCCTCGTGCCACAGCTCGGCAATGCCCGGCGCTTCAAGGTCGATGTCGCCCAATTCCCGCGCCTGCTGCGGGCGGAGGCGGCTGCCATGGAGCTTCCCGCCTTTCGCGATGCCACACCGGACCGTCAGGCCGACGCCGAATAAAGCATCACCAGCGCCTGTAGGGCCAGGGTCCCCAATACGGACCATAGAAGCCGGACGCCTCCAACCTGGCCCGGCGCGAGGCCGAGCGGTCGAGATCGACCTCCATCAGGCAATTGGCGAAGCCCTCCGCTCCCGGCTTGAACCCGTAGGAGCGGCAGCGTGCTTCATCGGCGCTGCGCTGCTCGGCCGCCGTCATGCAGCCGCCGAGCGCGGCTGCCAGCCCCAATGCAATGAGCCATGTCGCACGCATCGTCAGATCCTCCAGGCCGTGCGGGATTCGCGGGGATCATGCCATGAAAGCGGCGCTTTGACGCTAGTTTTCAGGGACGGCCTGCGACAACCTGCTGTTTCGAAGGCTTTTCCTGCGTTTCAGAGGGAGGAGGCAAGCCGCCCGACCTCCGCCAGCACGGCTTCGCGCTCGGGGAAAGCTGCAGACGATTCCGCATAATAGGCCGTGACAACCAGCGGTGCTCGGCCGGGCGGCCAGATCACGCCGACATCGTTGGTGGCGTTGTTGTTGCCGGTTCCGGTCTTTTCGCCGATGCGCCAGCCCTTTGGCACGCCGGCCCGCAGGCGCTTGTCGCCGGTCTTGTTGGCGACCAGCCAGGTCGTCAATTGCTGGCGCGACGCTGGCGACAGCGCCCCGCCGAGCACAATCTGGCGCAGTACGCCGGCCATGGCGACCGGCGTCGTTGTATCGCGCGGATCGCCGGTCTTGGCCTCGTTTAGGTCCGGCTCGCGCCGGTCGAGTCGCGAGGCTTCGTCGCCGAGCGAACGCATATAGTCCGTCAGCCCCTGCGGGCCGCCGAAGGAATCGAGCAGGAGATTGCCCGCCGTGTTGTCGCTCAGCGTAACCGCCGCATCGCAGATCTCGGCGATGGTCAGGCCTTTCTCGACATGCTTCTCGGTCACCGGCGAATAGGTGATCAGATCGGCCTTGCTGTAGCTCACACGCCGTTCGAGCTCCTCTTCGCCGCGGTCGACACGCGCCAGCGCAAAAGCCGCAGCGACGAGCTTGAATGTGCTGCACATGGCGAAACGTTCCTCGCCGCGATGGGCGACGATGCGGCCATTGCTGCTGTCGAGGATGGCGACGCCCAAGCGCCCGCCATGCTTGCGGTCGAGAGCGAACAGGGCCTCGCGCACCTTGTCTTCGCGCTCCTGCGCCAAACCGGGCAGGCTGCCCAGCATCGGAGCAGCCATCAGGGAGCCGATCAGCAGCTCTCGGCGTCGGATCATCGGTTGTCTCCATGCGCGAGCCATCGCGCCCGAGCGGAATGCCGGCGCGGGAGGCAGAAATCGGTTTTGGGGAGGACGCCGCGTTCGAGGCAGCGGGGCAGCGCCCGCCGCCGTTCTCGCCGCAAGCTTGCCCAATCGCAAACGATGATATCTCTACAGAGCCATTAGATTTCCTAAGGCTCAGCCATGCTTCGCCCGCACCTCCCCTTGAACGCCTTGCGCGCCTTCGAGGCCTCGGCCCGCCATCTCAGCTTCACCAAGGCTGCGATCGAGCTCTGCGTCACCCAGGCCGCGATCAGCCATCAGGTGAAGGGGCTGGAGGAACGCCTCGGCGTCGAGCTCTTCCGCCGCCTGCCACGCGGCCTTGCCCTGACCGATGAAGGCCGCAGCCTGCTGCCGACGCTGCGCGAGAGCTTCGACCGCATCGCCGGGCTGCTCGAACGCTTCGAGACCGGGCGCCCCGTCGAGGTCCTGAATGTCGGCGCGGTCGGCACCTTCGCGCTCGGCTGGCTGCTGCCGCGTCTCGCCGGCTTCCGTGCAGCCCATCCGCAAGTCGACCTCAGGCTCACCACCAACAACAACCGGGTCGATCTCGCAGCCGAGGGGCTCGACTACGCCTTGCGCTTCGGCGGCGGTGCCTGGCATGGCACGGCGGCGCTGCGCCTATTCGAGGCGCCGATGACGCCGGTCTGCGCTCCGGCTCTGACCGCAACGCTGCACCACCCGATCGATCTTTCCGAACACGTCCTGCTGCGCTCCTATCGCGCCGATGAGTGGGCGCTGTGGAGCGATGCGGCCGGGATCGAGCCGTTGCAGGCGCGCGGGCCGGTCTTCGACAGCTCGATCGCCCTTGCCGAGGTCGCTGCGGCCGGCGAAGGCGTCGCGCTGGTGCCGGCGTTGCTGTTCTCGCGTTATTTC
This genomic interval from Bosea sp. 29B contains the following:
- a CDS encoding LysR family transcriptional regulator, translating into MLRPHLPLNALRAFEASARHLSFTKAAIELCVTQAAISHQVKGLEERLGVELFRRLPRGLALTDEGRSLLPTLRESFDRIAGLLERFETGRPVEVLNVGAVGTFALGWLLPRLAGFRAAHPQVDLRLTTNNNRVDLAAEGLDYALRFGGGAWHGTAALRLFEAPMTPVCAPALTATLHHPIDLSEHVLLRSYRADEWALWSDAAGIEPLQARGPVFDSSIALAEVAAAGEGVALVPALLFSRYFDDGRLLCPFPIEVSLGSYWLTWLQSRSLTPAMLAFRDWLTDESRKGNASRAD
- the bla gene encoding class A beta-lactamase; protein product: MIRRRELLIGSLMAAPMLGSLPGLAQEREDKVREALFALDRKHGGRLGVAILDSSNGRIVAHRGEERFAMCSTFKLVAAAFALARVDRGEEELERRVSYSKADLITYSPVTEKHVEKGLTIAEICDAAVTLSDNTAGNLLLDSFGGPQGLTDYMRSLGDEASRLDRREPDLNEAKTGDPRDTTTPVAMAGVLRQIVLGGALSPASRQQLTTWLVANKTGDKRLRAGVPKGWRIGEKTGTGNNNATNDVGVIWPPGRAPLVVTAYYAESSAAFPEREAVLAEVGRLASSL